The segment CCGGCTCGCGCAGCCATGACGGCAAGCTCTGCTCAAGCAAGGCGATACTGCCATCGCCGTGCTGCTGCTCCAGGCTGATCATGGTGTAGACAGCCAGAATCAGTGATGCCCGCGCAATGGCGCCATAACGGGCATCCACCGCGCCCAGCATGATCATCGAGAAGGTCGCCAGCGCCAGTCCGATCACAAAGGGTACCGGCATGCCGAACAGGAGCTCTACCGACACTGAAGCAATGCTGAAACACGCCAGCGTCATGCCTAGTGCTCGTAATCTGCCGCGCCAGTGATCATCGGTTTCAGCCAGTCCCGAGGCAATCACGCCGAGAAATAGCGGAATCACCAGCGCCATCTCATCGAACCAGAAACCGACCCCCATCACACCGCCCAACGCGATCAGCATGCGCAGAGAGTAACTGAAGGCATCCAGCGTCCATAAGCGACGCAACGAATGCAGAAGGGAGTGCCAAAGGGAATGAGTCATGAAGTGTTCCGGGACAAGAGCGCCGAGCCGCGCATTAGACTTTAGATTTATATCGCTAGCATATCATCCTGTCGAGCCGCGTCCGAGCACTGCTCGATCTCCACTGCGTTGGTAGCCCCGTGAGCGGCACACGCCATCATTCGTGGCACCCTGACATGGCACCAACGACCTTCACTGACTGTCATGGAGACTCTCAATGCATCCCCTTATCGAACGCGTCACTGGCTCTCTTGGTCTATCACCGGACATTGCCGAACAGGCGATCGGCACAATTCTCAAATTTATCCGTGAACAAGGCCCCGATGGCCCGGCAGCATCACTGCTGAACGCAATCCCGGGCGCTGAAGGCCTGATAGGCAGTGCAGGAGAGGATGATTCCGGTGGCGGTGGCCTGCTGGGCGGCCTGATGGGGGCCGCCAGTGCCTTCACGGGCGGTGGTGGTGCCATGGCGCTGGGCCAGAAGCTGATGGGGCTGGATTTGAGCATGGACCAAGCGCGTGGTGTCGCCGATGAAACTCTCACCTATGCACGCGAAGAAGCCGGCGATGGTGTGGTTGATCAAGTACTCGACGGCATTCCTGGCCTCAAGCAGCTATTGTGAGCCAACGCCTCTCCGCATCATGAGAAACGCCCCGCTGATCAGATCAGCGGGGCGTTTTATGTGGCGTCCACCTGGCGTGTGGTGCGCGTCAGCGAATGCGTTTGAGCAGCGACTGCAGACGATTGAGTTGCGCGGAATCCCCTACCAATCGAATGCGCTGCTCCATCATGCCCTGCATGAAGGCCTTGGGAGATGGCTTGAGCAAAAAGGCCACGGCACTGTTGGCATCGGCAAATCGCAGCTCTAGATCCGTATCCACCGGCAGGCCGGGGGCAGCACTGATTCCCGACTCCGACATCCGGTAGTGACGAGCAATACGCATGTCTTCCGTCGCGACACCCCAATCCAGTGGGCGAGACTGGAGTTGTGCCCGAAACTCGGGGTCACGCTTGAAGGCCCGCTTGAGCAGCAGACCCAATACCCAGAGCAGTATCTTGAGCTTCATGGCGTCATTCCTTGAACAACAGGGGAGTCAGCGACGGGCCCAACGAGCAAATCATGAAAATGCCACCGACCCCGCAAGGCGGAGCCGATGGCATCGTCAATGACTCTCAGCAAGGGCGCGTCGCCGCGTACCAGCGTTATTTGGTCACTGCATCCTTCAGCGACTTGCCTGGCTTGAAGGCCACCGTCTTGCTGGCGGGGATGGTCAACGGCTTGCCTGTCTGGGGGTTCTTGCCAGTACGGGCCGCACGCTGACGCACAGTGAAGGAACCGAAACCGATCAGTGATACATCATCGCCCTTGGCAACGGTGTGAGTGATCTCGTCGAGAATCACGTTCAGCACCTGACTAGCCTTGTCCTTGGACAGATCTGCACGCTCGGCGATGGCCGCAGCGAGTTCTGGCTTGCGCATGAAAAGCCCTCCTGGTTTGGCATTATGCACGGGCGGCTAAGCCGCCGATTTCATTGTTGTTCTTGCTAGCGATGACACATGGCTGTGACGCAATTCGCCACCCAAAGAGTCTTGAACCGGGCAACGGCCTACGGCAGCAACTCGTCATGCGGGGTCCGCTCGGCACTCTTTCTCGCGGAGTCTTCACTATCGTGCCTGATCGAGCTGACAGCAAGCGACTTGCGACCAACGGCCATGACAAACCCTAGCCTAACAATGGCGGCGCTTGCCGCGCTAGCACGACTTTCCGGCGAACGGCGGTGCCTGTCAATGCATATCCGATCAAGCGTTCGTTTTTATCCAACGCCAGCGCTTCAAGATTATCGCCCTCGCCACTGATTTCCCAATGTGCCACCGCACTGCGCGGTGGATACGCCACCACTGGCAAGGCAGGCGTCTTGACCAGCACAGGCCAGGCTTTCCAGTCGAGCACACTGCTCTCGCCACACAGGTTGGCCGCCAGCGTGCGCGCAGCCATCTGTAGCGGCTGGACATACATGGCATTGACACCCTCGACACTCGCACAGTCACCCAATGCCCAGACATGCGGCTGCGAGGTGGCCAGATGACGATCAACCCGGATACCGTCACCCCCGGCGCTCAAGCCAGCTTCCTGCGCCAACCGGATACGCGGCGCGAGCCCAGTGGCAAGTAATACCAGCGACCCTGACAACTGCCGTCCACTCTGCAAGCGGATAGCGACCGGCGCAGTGGCGTCGTCGTTGCCCGTTATTGACTCGACCATCTCACCCTGCAGACGCTTGAGACCGATGCCATCGAGGGCCTTGCCGAGACGTTGTCCAAGCGCCTGAGGCAGTAGGCCATCAAGCGGCGTCTCTTCTGGGGCTACCAGCGTGACGGAGTGTCCAGCGGCGGTCAGATCATTGGCATATTCACAGCCGACCAGACCCGCGCCGACAATCACCACATGCCCTGCTTCGCCCTGCTCACGAGCCGTCGTCAATGCGGCGCTGAAGGCAGCATAATCGTCCAGATCATTGATGCTCATTACGCGCGACGCGGCAGCCGCCTCAACCGGGAAGGGTCGGCGTGGTGCGGCACCGACGGCCAGTACCAGCTCGTCGTAATGCAGACATTCTTCACCGAGCCATAGCTGGCGGGCAGCCGTATCGATGGCAGTAACCCGCTGGTGAGTACGTAGCTCAGCGTTCAACTCATCCACCAGTGCAACCGGTGCCTGATGCGAGAGTGTCTTCCTCGTCATGCCCTTGGCAAAGGCCGTCGACAACAATGGCTTGGAATAGTCATGGCCGCTGTCCTGACTGACGAGTATCAGTCGGCTGTCCTTGTCACGGGCACGCAGAGCACGGGCCAGACCGATACCGGCCATGCCGGTACCAATGATGACAAGGGTGCGGGGGTCACGCATGGCGCCGTCTCCTGAAAGTCGATCTGAAGGCAAGGGAGTCACAGCATACCAGTCTGCCACCATCGTCGGCTTGCGGTGCGACACGCACACACCAAATGCGGAGATATCGCTGATATGTCGCGCGTGCGCTGCCGATTTATGGCGGGGTTACCCAGGCGGCGCCACTGCCTGAGCATGCTAGACTCGCCTCTTGTCACCTGACAGGGAATAGGGAATCCATCGTGGTCTGTCACTCTTCTTCACTTGCCGTTTCCACGCCATCGCTCTCACAGACGACGCACGGCGGTACGCCTCTCAACCTGCTCGAGTCAGCAAGCGACCAGTTAGCAACGCCCTCATCGATAGCGTGTGAGGCCTCTACGCCGCGTCGTCACTGGCAGCCGGCGGCGGTCTTGAAGGGGGTGATGTCCGCAGGTTGGTGGCCATGGTTATCTTCCCGCGGCTCACTGACTCAGCGTCTGGACACTGCCATGCGTGCAAGCGACGGTGTCGGCCTGCGCGTCCGCCTATTGCTGCAAGACACCGGCCCAGCCCGCTGTGATGAAGCCCGCCTGTTGGGCGTCAGCGGGCGGCGGCATGTCTGGCGGCGCGAGGTGGCGCTGTGTCACGGCGATACACCTTGGGTGATTGCCCGCTCGCTGGCAGCGCTGGACGTGGCGCACAGTCATCGACTCTCGACGCTCGGCGAGCGCTCGCTGGGACATTGGCTGTTCCGTCAACCAGATCTGCAACGCAGTGCCATCGATATCAGCCGCGCGCCGCTGTGCCTCTCGAGTCAGCAGTCATTGGCGATGGTAGACAGCGTATGGATGCGGCGCTCAATGTTTTCCCACGGCCGCTTCCGTGTGCTGGTGCAGGAAGGCTTCACGCCGGCGTTTCAAGCGGCCATCGGTCTCTGATACCACAGCAGATGACAGTGCCTTGTCAGCCCTTCGATTACCTTTTTGCGCAGCCCGTTCAGGAGTCCTGATGTCCGCGTCATCCCCCTCGCCCGCCGCTCGTCCATCCCGCCTGGCCGACTATCTCGCACTGACACGCCTCGATCGTCCGATTGGCACCTGGCTACTGATGTGGCCAACCCTTTGGGCACTATGGCTGGCAGCTGATGGCCTACCACAGCGCAATACTCTGCTGATCTTCGTGGCAGGGGTCTA is part of the Cobetia sp. L2A1 genome and harbors:
- a CDS encoding DUF2780 domain-containing protein — encoded protein: MHPLIERVTGSLGLSPDIAEQAIGTILKFIREQGPDGPAASLLNAIPGAEGLIGSAGEDDSGGGGLLGGLMGAASAFTGGGGAMALGQKLMGLDLSMDQARGVADETLTYAREEAGDGVVDQVLDGIPGLKQLL
- a CDS encoding chorismate--pyruvate lyase family protein, coding for MVCHSSSLAVSTPSLSQTTHGGTPLNLLESASDQLATPSSIACEASTPRRHWQPAAVLKGVMSAGWWPWLSSRGSLTQRLDTAMRASDGVGLRVRLLLQDTGPARCDEARLLGVSGRRHVWRREVALCHGDTPWVIARSLAALDVAHSHRLSTLGERSLGHWLFRQPDLQRSAIDISRAPLCLSSQQSLAMVDSVWMRRSMFSHGRFRVLVQEGFTPAFQAAIGL
- a CDS encoding NAD(P)/FAD-dependent oxidoreductase — its product is MRDPRTLVIIGTGMAGIGLARALRARDKDSRLILVSQDSGHDYSKPLLSTAFAKGMTRKTLSHQAPVALVDELNAELRTHQRVTAIDTAARQLWLGEECLHYDELVLAVGAAPRRPFPVEAAAASRVMSINDLDDYAAFSAALTTAREQGEAGHVVIVGAGLVGCEYANDLTAAGHSVTLVAPEETPLDGLLPQALGQRLGKALDGIGLKRLQGEMVESITGNDDATAPVAIRLQSGRQLSGSLVLLATGLAPRIRLAQEAGLSAGGDGIRVDRHLATSQPHVWALGDCASVEGVNAMYVQPLQMAARTLAANLCGESSVLDWKAWPVLVKTPALPVVAYPPRSAVAHWEISGEGDNLEALALDKNERLIGYALTGTAVRRKVVLARQAPPLLG
- a CDS encoding HU family DNA-binding protein, which codes for MRKPELAAAIAERADLSKDKASQVLNVILDEITHTVAKGDDVSLIGFGSFTVRQRAARTGKNPQTGKPLTIPASKTVAFKPGKSLKDAVTK